From Streptomyces sp. NBC_01460, a single genomic window includes:
- a CDS encoding DUF5324 family protein, with amino-acid sequence MTRIDSVRAATYSAKDSAQHAAEVVAPYADTAKEQAAHYAQEARARLAPKVSKAAAQARVQYGAHLAPRIEQALTHVPPKVDEAAHKAAVRTRSAARTAADYTVPRVEYAVAASRPMAEEATARSTAALAALRGQVTAKEIQKLVRKHERRAKAGRAAKGFLVLGILAGGAFAAWKWWDKQANPDWLVEPPAPTDVADDRTPLTSVDGSGRTVLDPEVRAKQDEAESGSDPVDGTDRDDKR; translated from the coding sequence GTGACCCGCATCGACAGCGTGCGCGCCGCAACCTACTCGGCGAAGGACAGCGCGCAGCACGCCGCGGAAGTGGTGGCGCCCTACGCCGACACGGCCAAGGAACAGGCCGCGCACTACGCGCAGGAAGCTCGCGCCCGGCTCGCGCCCAAGGTGTCGAAGGCAGCCGCGCAGGCCCGCGTCCAGTACGGCGCCCATCTCGCACCGCGCATCGAACAGGCCCTGACCCATGTGCCTCCCAAGGTCGACGAGGCCGCGCACAAGGCCGCCGTCCGGACGCGCAGCGCCGCCCGCACGGCGGCCGACTACACCGTGCCGCGCGTCGAGTACGCGGTGGCGGCGAGCCGCCCCATGGCCGAGGAGGCCACGGCCCGCAGCACGGCGGCACTGGCCGCCCTGCGCGGGCAGGTGACGGCCAAGGAGATCCAGAAGCTCGTCAGGAAGCACGAGCGCCGGGCCAAGGCGGGCCGGGCGGCCAAGGGATTCCTCGTGCTGGGCATCCTGGCTGGCGGGGCCTTCGCCGCCTGGAAGTGGTGGGACAAGCAGGCCAACCCGGACTGGCTGGTCGAGCCGCCCGCCCCCACCGATGTGGCCGACGACCGCACCCCGCTGACCTCGGTCGACGGCAGCGGCCGGACGGTGCTCGACCCGGAGGTGCGCGCCAAGCAGGACGAGGCGGAATCCGGATCGGACCCCGTGGACGGCACCGACCGCGACGACAAGCGCTGA
- a CDS encoding AfsR/SARP family transcriptional regulator, producing the protein MGPLRALAGNRSLPLGPPRQRAVLVALLLGGPRPVPADRIIAMVWGDDAPAHALNLVQKYVSGLRRCLPPSLPLTHSDAGYVLGTPGGFDCDLLEFEELFAASRALSDSGRPADAAETLARATALARGPLAEGTESRGIELERDRFQERRLSAQEELYALEVSLGQGERRLPELVRLIAVHPLRERLHAFLMRTLADSGRQVEALDAYTRIRERLVEEYGVEPGAELREAHQFVLSAVRPEERSPEAPLTPHQLPNAVRDFTGRADEIALVTDRLRSGKMPIVCVEGTAGVGKTALAVHCAHQVADGFPDGQLFVDLRGFDRLGAADPCEILGSFLRAMGVAAQHVPTDCLERGTLFRSVIATRRMLIVLDNAADADHVRCLLPSAPGCAVLVTSRRALVSLAVHEDAQRVVLPVLGPDESAELLRSALGRPRSTGTPDPAVAEISRLCGHLPLALRVVAAGSVVSPHFDLGSVARELAAAGPLAGASVADDERASVGASLDLSYQRLDDRGRRALRMLGLLPGHDLTYAAAAALTGTDEAAVRPALNVLATANLLVQHAPGRFRFPHDLLREYAWKRAGDEEPTESRNEALNRLLGWYTQVASVLDGRAGRIHVVGQEPRATEGAPVSGEEAEAELRNLTAAVEHTAEHGPYVAAWTLAGMLRETCKRRSRVPEWLAVARAGLRAAQRGMNPRAETELSLSLVDASLTAGLVDAAEEHAQRALRLSELHDWPDLLAASREELGRARWTTGALDEARGHLTESIRLYSEGTDHLRTALAYGALARVELDSGAPGAAYRLYSRCLRLTRSQSHRGAEAMTLVELGLVHEALGHPHTAALSLEAGLALSRDHRGLQRPEALAQSYLGALKARTGDRDAARSLCLAGIEVAEELGDLWAQAECRNAAGRAMSALGCPRESAEHHREALRIARGLHFHRAEQHALAGLGSTVFEPCRVG; encoded by the coding sequence ATGGGCCCGTTAAGGGCGTTGGCCGGCAACCGGTCACTGCCGCTCGGGCCGCCCCGCCAGCGTGCCGTGCTGGTCGCTCTGCTGCTCGGCGGCCCACGACCCGTGCCCGCCGACCGCATCATCGCGATGGTCTGGGGTGACGACGCGCCGGCCCACGCCCTCAACCTCGTCCAGAAGTACGTATCGGGACTGCGGCGCTGTCTGCCGCCGTCCCTGCCGCTCACCCATTCCGATGCCGGCTACGTGCTCGGCACGCCCGGTGGGTTCGACTGCGATCTCCTGGAGTTCGAGGAACTGTTCGCCGCCTCACGCGCCCTGAGCGATTCGGGCCGGCCCGCGGACGCCGCCGAGACTCTGGCCAGGGCGACCGCCCTGGCCCGCGGCCCGCTCGCCGAGGGAACCGAGAGTCGCGGTATCGAACTGGAGCGCGATCGATTCCAGGAACGCCGGCTCTCCGCCCAGGAGGAGCTGTACGCCCTGGAGGTCTCGCTCGGGCAGGGGGAACGTCGCCTCCCCGAGCTCGTGCGCCTCATCGCCGTGCACCCGCTCCGAGAACGCCTGCACGCCTTCCTCATGCGGACGCTCGCCGACAGCGGCCGACAGGTGGAAGCGCTCGACGCCTACACGCGGATCCGCGAGCGGCTGGTCGAGGAGTACGGCGTGGAGCCGGGCGCCGAGCTCAGGGAGGCACACCAGTTCGTCCTGAGCGCGGTGCGTCCGGAGGAACGGTCTCCGGAAGCCCCTCTCACACCCCACCAGCTGCCCAACGCGGTAAGGGACTTCACCGGGCGGGCGGACGAGATCGCGCTGGTCACGGACCGGCTGCGTTCCGGGAAGATGCCGATCGTCTGTGTGGAGGGCACGGCGGGGGTCGGCAAGACGGCGCTGGCCGTGCACTGTGCCCATCAGGTCGCCGACGGCTTCCCCGACGGTCAGCTCTTCGTCGACCTGCGAGGCTTCGACCGCCTCGGTGCGGCGGATCCGTGCGAGATCCTCGGGTCGTTCCTGCGCGCGATGGGGGTGGCAGCCCAGCACGTTCCGACCGACTGCCTCGAACGAGGCACCCTGTTCCGCTCGGTCATCGCCACCCGTCGCATGCTGATCGTCCTGGACAACGCTGCCGACGCCGACCATGTGCGGTGCCTGCTTCCCAGCGCGCCCGGCTGCGCCGTCCTCGTCACCAGCAGGCGTGCCCTGGTCAGCCTGGCGGTGCACGAGGACGCGCAGCGCGTCGTGCTGCCCGTGCTGGGCCCCGACGAGTCGGCGGAGCTGTTGAGGAGTGCGCTGGGCCGCCCGCGGTCCACGGGGACGCCGGATCCCGCCGTCGCGGAGATCTCGCGGCTCTGCGGTCATCTCCCCCTGGCGCTGCGGGTGGTCGCGGCGGGATCCGTGGTCTCACCGCACTTCGACCTCGGGTCCGTTGCCCGGGAGCTCGCCGCGGCCGGCCCACTGGCCGGAGCCTCCGTCGCGGACGACGAACGGGCGTCCGTGGGTGCCTCGCTGGACCTGTCCTACCAGCGGCTCGACGACCGGGGCCGGCGCGCCCTGCGCATGCTCGGCCTGCTCCCCGGCCACGACCTGACCTACGCGGCGGCGGCGGCCCTCACCGGTACGGACGAGGCCGCCGTACGACCTGCCCTCAACGTGCTCGCCACCGCGAACCTCCTGGTCCAGCACGCTCCCGGCCGTTTCCGCTTCCCGCACGACCTGCTCCGGGAGTACGCCTGGAAGCGGGCCGGCGACGAGGAGCCGACCGAGTCCCGGAACGAGGCGCTCAACCGTCTTCTGGGCTGGTACACGCAGGTCGCGAGCGTCCTCGACGGCCGCGCGGGCCGGATCCACGTGGTGGGACAGGAGCCCCGCGCCACCGAGGGCGCACCGGTCTCCGGGGAGGAAGCCGAGGCCGAACTGCGCAATCTCACCGCCGCCGTGGAGCACACCGCCGAGCACGGCCCGTACGTCGCCGCCTGGACACTCGCGGGCATGCTGCGGGAGACCTGCAAACGCCGGTCACGGGTCCCCGAGTGGCTCGCCGTCGCGCGGGCGGGGCTGCGCGCCGCGCAACGGGGCATGAACCCGCGGGCGGAGACCGAGCTCTCCCTCAGCCTCGTCGACGCCTCCCTCACCGCGGGCCTCGTCGACGCCGCGGAGGAGCACGCCCAGCGCGCCCTGCGGCTGAGTGAGCTCCACGACTGGCCGGACCTGCTGGCCGCCTCCCGCGAGGAGCTGGGGCGTGCCCGCTGGACCACCGGCGCACTGGACGAGGCCCGCGGACACCTGACGGAGTCCATCCGGCTCTACTCGGAGGGAACCGATCATCTGCGGACCGCCCTCGCCTACGGAGCGCTCGCCCGCGTCGAGCTGGACTCCGGTGCGCCGGGCGCCGCGTACCGCCTCTACTCCCGCTGTCTCCGGCTGACCCGCTCGCAGTCACATCGCGGGGCCGAGGCGATGACCCTGGTGGAGCTGGGCCTGGTCCACGAGGCGCTGGGCCACCCGCACACCGCCGCGCTCTCCCTCGAAGCCGGTCTCGCCCTCAGCAGGGATCACCGCGGACTCCAGCGGCCCGAGGCCTTGGCCCAGTCCTATCTCGGTGCTCTGAAGGCGAGGACGGGCGACCGCGACGCCGCTCGTTCCCTGTGTCTGGCCGGAATCGAGGTGGCGGAGGAGCTGGGAGACCTCTGGGCCCAGGCGGAGTGCCGCAACGCGGCGGGACGCGCGATGTCCGCGCTCGGCTGTCCCCGCGAGTCGGCCGAGCACCACCGTGAGGCCCTGCGCATCGCACGCGGCCTCCACTTCCACCGGGCCGAACAGCATGCTCTGGCGGGCCTGGGCAGCACCGTCTTCGAGCCGTGCCGGGTCGGCTGA
- a CDS encoding ScbA/BarX family gamma-butyrolactone biosynthesis protein gives MTLPVGRASASESAPVPVVVPAPVPLSFDSTLPRSLVHRASVAEVFVTDSVETGSPEPGATTRTFDVAAQLPRGHLVGEHPAAYDFLLLVEVLRQSGVCVAHRHLDVAIDSAFIFSALNFDVLSLEALRIGARPAQTVLHLSVRPETNRGGRILGFDFDIIVDLDGTPTLRASGGLTFVSRRAYGMLRAQGLGKARAASAARAHRPAPAAPTTVGRKDVRNVVLTEPAVGVGGDASAFLVVDTAHPHLFDHQLDHVPGNLQLEAARQLAVASVARLHGLSPVDLVVTSVRARFTDFAELGLSTPVTAHVDGVQHAEALGTLTVPVEVRLGQGDSSVSEVNLEVAQWA, from the coding sequence ATGACACTGCCCGTCGGCCGCGCGTCAGCATCCGAATCAGCCCCCGTCCCCGTCGTCGTACCGGCACCCGTGCCGCTCAGCTTCGACTCCACCCTCCCCCGCTCACTGGTCCACCGGGCCTCTGTGGCCGAGGTGTTCGTGACGGACTCGGTGGAGACCGGCTCGCCCGAGCCGGGCGCCACCACCCGCACCTTCGACGTGGCCGCCCAGCTGCCGCGCGGCCACCTCGTCGGCGAGCACCCGGCCGCATACGACTTCCTGCTGCTCGTCGAGGTCCTGCGGCAGTCCGGGGTGTGTGTCGCGCACCGGCATCTCGACGTGGCGATCGACAGCGCGTTCATCTTCAGCGCGCTCAACTTCGACGTGCTGTCCCTGGAAGCCCTGCGCATAGGCGCCCGCCCGGCACAGACGGTGCTGCACTTGTCCGTGCGGCCGGAGACGAACCGGGGCGGACGGATCCTGGGCTTCGACTTCGACATCATCGTGGATCTCGACGGAACACCCACGCTCCGGGCGTCGGGCGGTCTGACCTTCGTCAGCCGCCGGGCGTACGGGATGCTCCGCGCCCAGGGACTCGGCAAGGCCCGGGCGGCTTCCGCCGCACGCGCCCACCGGCCGGCTCCCGCCGCTCCCACCACCGTCGGACGCAAGGACGTCCGGAACGTGGTGCTGACCGAGCCTGCCGTCGGGGTCGGAGGCGACGCCTCCGCGTTCCTGGTCGTCGACACCGCACATCCGCACCTGTTCGACCACCAGCTGGACCATGTGCCGGGGAACCTCCAGCTGGAAGCCGCCCGGCAGCTCGCGGTGGCCTCGGTGGCACGGCTGCACGGACTGTCCCCCGTGGACCTGGTCGTGACGTCCGTGCGCGCCCGCTTCACCGACTTCGCCGAGCTCGGCCTCAGCACCCCGGTGACCGCCCATGTCGACGGGGTCCAGCACGCGGAGGCCCTGGGAACCCTGACCGTCCCCGTCGAGGTACGTCTCGGCCAGGGCGACAGCTCCGTGAGCGAGGTCAATCTGGAGGTGGCCCAGTGGGCGTGA